One segment of Arthrobacter sp. MMS18-M83 DNA contains the following:
- a CDS encoding ABC transporter ATP-binding protein: MSIAESSNAPGSAALGVSAVGVSRRFGTVHAVEHIDFHAPAGKVTALIGPNGAGKTTLLLMLASLLRPDSGTIRIDGLDPLRDSAAVRLRIGWMPDSLGVWESLTAREILVQMARFYRMPQASIGQRVDELLELVRLEALAGQPARVLSRGQQQRLSLARALIHEPSVLLLDEPASGLDPGSRVELRILLRRLAGAGKAVVVSSHILSELDEIADGAVFVNQGRTVKQQTLDEAARQGRRYAITALDNQVLAEKLSELGLEYRVEAGLRPSVTLLLTHDDGAAALLRDLVAAGIGVVSFAPAAGALEATYMNLETERR, encoded by the coding sequence ATGTCCATAGCTGAAAGTTCAAACGCCCCGGGTAGTGCCGCCCTCGGCGTATCCGCGGTAGGCGTATCACGCCGCTTTGGGACGGTCCATGCAGTGGAGCACATCGATTTCCATGCGCCAGCAGGGAAAGTCACGGCTCTCATCGGTCCCAACGGGGCCGGCAAGACGACGCTCCTGCTGATGCTGGCCTCGCTTCTCCGGCCCGACTCCGGGACCATCCGAATTGACGGCCTGGATCCACTCCGGGACAGCGCGGCCGTGCGGCTTCGGATCGGCTGGATGCCGGACTCCCTGGGCGTGTGGGAATCCTTGACCGCGAGGGAAATCCTGGTCCAGATGGCCCGCTTCTACCGCATGCCCCAAGCCAGCATCGGCCAGCGTGTGGACGAGCTGCTCGAACTCGTCCGCTTGGAGGCACTTGCCGGTCAGCCCGCGCGGGTGCTCTCCCGAGGTCAACAACAGCGGCTTAGCTTGGCCCGAGCCCTCATCCACGAGCCCTCCGTGCTCTTGCTCGACGAGCCAGCTTCAGGCCTTGATCCAGGATCCCGGGTGGAGCTTCGGATCCTGCTGCGCCGCCTGGCGGGGGCCGGGAAAGCCGTGGTGGTTTCCTCCCACATCCTCAGTGAGCTGGACGAAATCGCGGACGGTGCGGTGTTCGTCAACCAAGGACGCACTGTGAAGCAGCAGACCCTCGACGAGGCCGCGCGGCAAGGCCGCCGCTACGCGATCACCGCCCTCGACAACCAGGTTCTCGCGGAAAAGCTCAGCGAACTAGGCCTCGAATATCGCGTGGAGGCAGGCCTCCGTCCGTCGGTCACCTTGCTGTTGACGCACGACGACGGCGCTGCCGCACTCCTCCGGGACCTGGTCGCGGCCGGCATCGGGGTAGTTTCTTTCGCCCCGGCCGCAGGCGCCCTTGAAGCGACCTACATGAACCTGGAAACGGAGCGACGATGA
- a CDS encoding aspartate kinase produces the protein MSLPTTDVKTEDLSAQTAITKQLIVQKFGGSSVSDAEGIKRVARRVVDAQKAGNEVVVVVSAMGDTTDELLDLAAQVTDSAPAREMDMLLSAGERISMALLAMAINKFGASAQSFTGSQAGMITDGIHGKARIIDVDPHRIRTALDKGHVAIVAGFQGMSHSTKEITTLGRGGSDTTAVALAAALEADVCEIYTDVDGIYTADPRVVPTAQKIDRISSEEMLELAASGAKILHLRCVEYARRFGVPLHVRSSFSHNEGTWVLPSADDKITIQEGVALEQPIISGVAHDRSEAKVTVVGVPDIPGKAAAIFQVIAKAHSNIDMIVQNVSTHGTGRTDISFTLPIVEGADALTALRAAQPEIGFESIEYNENVGKLSLIGAGMRSHPGVSATFFKALSDAGININMISTSEIRISVVTHADLLDDAVRAIHKAFELDGEAEATVYGGTGR, from the coding sequence ATGAGTTTGCCCACTACCGATGTGAAAACCGAAGACCTGTCCGCCCAGACTGCCATCACGAAGCAGCTGATCGTGCAGAAGTTCGGTGGCTCCTCGGTGTCCGACGCCGAAGGCATCAAGCGTGTTGCCCGCCGCGTGGTTGACGCGCAAAAGGCCGGCAACGAGGTTGTTGTGGTGGTTTCGGCCATGGGAGACACCACGGACGAGCTCCTGGATCTCGCCGCCCAAGTCACCGATTCAGCTCCCGCCCGCGAAATGGACATGCTCCTCTCCGCAGGCGAGCGCATCTCCATGGCCCTGCTGGCCATGGCCATCAACAAGTTCGGCGCCTCCGCCCAGTCGTTCACCGGCTCGCAGGCCGGCATGATCACGGACGGCATCCACGGCAAGGCCCGCATCATCGACGTCGACCCCCATCGCATCCGCACTGCCTTGGACAAGGGACATGTCGCCATCGTGGCCGGTTTCCAGGGCATGAGCCACAGCACCAAGGAGATCACCACCCTTGGCCGCGGCGGATCCGATACCACTGCGGTGGCTCTCGCCGCCGCGCTGGAAGCCGATGTCTGCGAGATCTACACGGACGTCGACGGCATCTACACGGCGGACCCCCGCGTGGTGCCGACGGCACAGAAGATCGACCGTATCTCCAGCGAGGAAATGCTCGAATTGGCAGCTTCCGGTGCCAAGATCCTGCACTTGCGCTGCGTGGAGTATGCCCGCCGCTTTGGCGTGCCACTGCACGTCCGTTCCTCATTCAGCCACAACGAAGGCACGTGGGTCCTGCCCAGCGCCGATGACAAGATCACGATTCAAGAGGGAGTTGCCTTGGAGCAGCCAATCATCTCCGGCGTTGCACACGACCGTTCAGAAGCAAAGGTCACCGTGGTCGGCGTCCCGGACATCCCCGGCAAGGCCGCCGCAATTTTCCAGGTCATCGCCAAGGCACACTCGAACATCGACATGATCGTTCAGAACGTGTCCACTCACGGCACCGGCCGCACGGACATTTCCTTCACGCTGCCCATCGTGGAAGGCGCCGACGCCCTCACTGCCCTCCGCGCCGCGCAGCCGGAAATCGGCTTCGAAAGCATCGAGTACAACGAAAACGTCGGCAAGCTTTCCCTGATTGGCGCGGGTATGCGTTCGCACCCGGGCGTCTCCGCCACGTTCTTCAAGGCGCTTTCGGACGCGGGCATCAACATCAACATGATCTCCACCTCGGAAATCCGCATCTCCGTGGTCACCCACGCCGATCTGCTGGATGACGCCGTGCGCGCCATCCACAAGGCGTTCGAGCTCGACGGCGAAGCCGAGGCAACCGTCTACGGCGGCACCGGCCGGTAG
- a CDS encoding MarR family winged helix-turn-helix transcriptional regulator — protein MAAAGTPIALETTTPPEDELLLERQLCFALTVASRSVVGVYKPVLEKMGLTHPQYLVMLALWERSPRTLKDISEALLHEPATLSPILRRLEEAGFVTRNRIHGNERALAITLTEAGAALRQQATAVPGTIMERLHLTRAEVAELHRAMTGLIAATQLPGAAAGR, from the coding sequence ATGGCTGCCGCAGGCACTCCCATTGCCCTCGAAACCACCACGCCGCCTGAAGACGAGCTGTTGCTTGAGCGTCAATTGTGCTTCGCCCTGACGGTGGCATCGCGAAGCGTGGTGGGCGTCTACAAGCCGGTGCTCGAAAAGATGGGCCTGACACATCCGCAATATCTCGTGATGCTGGCCCTCTGGGAACGCAGTCCCCGCACGCTCAAGGACATCAGCGAGGCACTCCTGCACGAGCCTGCCACCCTTTCACCCATCCTGCGCCGGCTCGAAGAAGCAGGCTTCGTGACCCGCAACCGCATCCACGGAAACGAGCGGGCCCTCGCCATCACCCTTACCGAAGCCGGCGCCGCCCTCAGGCAACAGGCAACGGCCGTGCCGGGAACCATCATGGAGCGGCTCCACCTCACGCGGGCCGAAGTAGCGGAGCTGCACCGGGCCATGACAGGACTCATCGCGGCCACACAACTCCCCGGAGCGGCCGCCGGGCGATAA
- a CDS encoding SSI family serine proteinase inhibitor — protein sequence MRLRIVRYVLAVLAVAGLAACTPGTGGGSPSSSAPGSSTSSTPSPSPTGLLPDETESPSANPTPSSTTTPGRGEAELSIIVKPSTTAAAESYTLVCTGGIPAAESHHPTAAAGCAALKRNPALLTRTPRPSDQVCDQRYGGPQTATVTGAVDGVGVESSYKLTDGCEIAAWAAVADILGSSGAGT from the coding sequence ATGCGTTTGCGAATAGTCCGGTACGTTCTGGCTGTCCTCGCCGTCGCTGGGCTCGCCGCCTGCACGCCGGGCACTGGAGGCGGCTCGCCCAGCAGCTCGGCACCTGGCAGCAGCACGTCCTCGACGCCGTCACCCAGCCCCACCGGACTCCTGCCGGACGAGACTGAATCTCCCAGCGCCAACCCGACCCCGTCCTCCACCACCACTCCCGGCCGCGGAGAAGCCGAACTTTCCATCATCGTCAAGCCGTCCACCACTGCAGCCGCGGAAAGCTATACCCTCGTCTGCACCGGCGGCATCCCCGCCGCGGAGAGCCACCACCCCACCGCAGCCGCCGGGTGCGCAGCCCTGAAGAGGAACCCGGCACTTCTCACACGCACGCCACGCCCCAGCGACCAGGTCTGCGACCAGCGCTACGGCGGTCCCCAGACGGCTACAGTCACGGGGGCCGTGGATGGCGTGGGCGTCGAATCCTCCTACAAACTCACTGACGGCTGCGAAATCGCCGCATGGGCCGCCGTCGCCGACATCCTGGGTTCCAGCGGTGCCGGAACGTAG